Proteins co-encoded in one Halococcoides cellulosivorans genomic window:
- a CDS encoding helix-hairpin-helix domain-containing protein codes for MTTNDAVADRLEEFADRLEALEVEYKPRAYRRAAENVRTHPESVDALAREGTDAVGEIDRVGDAIAAKIVEFVETGAIDELEDLRDELPADIVALTRVEGVGPKTVGQLYDALGIETLDDLDAAAEAGEIQTVDGFGPTSEANIAAGIETARRASERERLDRARPRAEAIREYLAVHEDSDEVSLAGSIRRWKPTVGDVDVLVASGSGAAIVEAFTDWPEADRTIEAGDQKAAIESGGVRIDLRVVAPGEFGAATQYFTGSRDHNVDLRQRAIDRDWKLNEFGLFDVPGVEDDDQRAGERIAGEHEAAIYDALDLPPIEPELREGRGEIAAAADGELPDLIDAGDLRGDLHVHTDASDGDATIEEMARAAAERGLDYLGIADHAAGPGIVGGVGLSDDELRAHRDRIRELDDTVDIRLLAGVEANIAPDGTIGIDDDLLASLDVVVASPHHDLSGPGTDRLVAAAEHPHVDVIGHPTGAYRLGREGLGLDLDRLGQVAAEHDTALEVNANPRRLDLGGRAVRTVLEAGAQIVVNTDAHRPSALDLVRYGVHTARRGWAEADDVLNAQSVETVLDA; via the coding sequence ATGACGACCAACGACGCCGTCGCGGACCGTCTGGAGGAGTTCGCGGACCGCCTGGAGGCTCTGGAGGTCGAGTACAAACCCCGGGCGTACCGCCGGGCCGCCGAGAACGTCCGCACCCACCCCGAATCGGTCGACGCCCTCGCTCGCGAGGGCACAGACGCCGTCGGCGAGATCGACCGCGTCGGCGACGCCATCGCGGCGAAGATCGTCGAGTTCGTCGAGACGGGCGCGATCGACGAACTGGAGGACCTTCGAGACGAGTTGCCCGCCGATATCGTCGCGCTCACCCGCGTCGAGGGCGTCGGCCCGAAGACCGTCGGGCAACTGTACGACGCGCTCGGCATCGAGACGCTCGACGATCTGGACGCCGCGGCAGAGGCCGGCGAGATCCAGACCGTCGACGGGTTCGGCCCGACCAGCGAGGCGAACATCGCCGCAGGCATCGAGACCGCCCGCCGGGCGAGCGAGCGCGAGCGTCTCGACCGCGCCCGCCCCCGGGCCGAAGCGATTCGTGAGTATCTCGCTGTTCACGAGGACAGCGACGAGGTCTCGCTGGCGGGGTCGATCCGGCGGTGGAAACCCACCGTCGGCGACGTCGACGTGCTCGTCGCGAGCGGGTCGGGCGCGGCGATCGTCGAGGCGTTTACCGACTGGCCAGAGGCCGATCGGACGATCGAGGCCGGCGATCAGAAGGCCGCGATCGAGAGCGGTGGCGTCCGGATCGATCTGCGCGTGGTCGCGCCCGGGGAGTTCGGTGCGGCGACCCAGTATTTCACCGGGAGTCGCGATCACAACGTCGACTTGCGCCAGCGCGCGATCGATCGGGACTGGAAGCTCAACGAGTTCGGGCTGTTCGACGTCCCGGGGGTCGAAGACGACGACCAGCGCGCGGGCGAGCGCATCGCCGGGGAGCACGAGGCGGCGATCTACGACGCGCTCGATCTGCCGCCGATCGAACCGGAACTCCGCGAGGGCCGCGGTGAGATCGCCGCCGCTGCGGACGGCGAACTGCCCGATCTGATCGACGCGGGCGATCTGCGGGGTGATCTCCACGTCCACACCGACGCCTCCGACGGCGATGCGACCATCGAGGAGATGGCCCGGGCCGCCGCCGAGCGCGGACTGGACTATCTAGGCATTGCCGACCACGCCGCCGGGCCGGGGATCGTCGGCGGCGTCGGCCTCTCTGACGACGAACTGCGCGCCCACCGCGATCGGATTCGAGAACTCGACGATACCGTCGACATCCGACTGCTCGCGGGCGTCGAGGCGAACATCGCGCCCGACGGGACGATCGGGATCGACGACGACCTGCTGGCGAGTCTCGACGTCGTCGTCGCCTCGCCCCACCACGACCTCTCGGGGCCGGGCACCGATCGGTTGGTCGCCGCTGCCGAGCACCCTCACGTCGACGTGATCGGCCACCCGACCGGCGCCTATCGCCTGGGTCGGGAGGGCCTGGGTCTCGATCTCGACCGTCTGGGCCAGGTCGCCGCCGAGCACGACACCGCCCTGGAGGTCAACGCCAACCCACGCCGTCTCGACCTGGGCGGGCGCGCGGTCCGGACCGTGCTCGAAGCGGGGGCCCAGATCGTCGTCAACACCGACGCCCACCGCCCGAGCGCGCTGGATCTCGTGCGCTACGGCGTCCACACCGCTCGTCGGGGCTGGGCCGAGGCGGACGACGTCCTGAACGCCCAGTCGGTCGAGACTGTCCTGGATGCGTGA
- a CDS encoding DUF5788 family protein, giving the protein MREQERRALLDRIDREGASVGATVPESIEIDGETLPLADLVRRAEHLDADRRTDLRTRVRRERTRLREAIVEDRVDHETAERYADRIAGLDRALAHLDVESDIEAAATAAEQADRKRWRSFVKRVRGDEDADGRAR; this is encoded by the coding sequence ATGCGCGAGCAGGAGCGCCGGGCGTTGCTCGACCGGATCGACCGCGAGGGCGCGAGCGTCGGCGCGACGGTCCCCGAATCGATCGAGATCGACGGTGAGACGCTCCCGCTGGCCGATCTCGTCCGCCGAGCGGAGCACCTCGACGCCGACCGCCGCACCGACCTCCGGACGCGGGTGCGCCGCGAGCGGACCCGACTCCGCGAGGCGATCGTCGAGGACCGTGTCGACCACGAGACCGCCGAGCGGTACGCCGACCGGATCGCCGGCCTCGACCGGGCGCTGGCCCACCTCGACGTCGAGAGCGACATCGAAGCGGCGGCGACGGCCGCCGAACAGGCCGATCGCAAGCGCTGGCGGTCGTTCGTGAAGCGGGTCCGGGGCGACGAGGACGCCGACGGGAGGGCGCGATGA
- a CDS encoding rhomboid family intramembrane serine protease, producing the protein MALCDECGAEENMPYQCRHCGGTFCASHRLPEAHDCPGLEDWGDPGGVFDSGFDDSVTETDQSLLDRIGLSAGPGGPLAYFRGNMTYVFLALMWITFVLEFLVPFPMGGPTWGAIFTISEAHPLYVWTWVTSIFAHGGFNHILGNSIVIFFFGRITERYIGSRDFTLLFLGSGILAGLGQMAIFFVQPGDPGAALGASGAALAIMGVLTILNPSLRVYLYFIVPIPLWVITIFYAGISVTGVLSGMGNGVADGAHLVGLVIGLLYGLYVRDRVSLPGELQLGGGGGPGRRRGGGF; encoded by the coding sequence ATGGCACTGTGTGACGAGTGTGGAGCCGAGGAGAACATGCCCTACCAGTGTCGCCACTGCGGAGGGACGTTCTGTGCGAGCCACCGGCTCCCAGAGGCCCACGACTGCCCCGGCCTGGAGGACTGGGGCGACCCCGGCGGCGTCTTCGACAGCGGGTTCGACGACTCGGTGACCGAGACCGACCAGAGCCTGCTCGACCGGATCGGTCTCTCGGCGGGCCCGGGTGGTCCACTGGCCTATTTCCGAGGGAACATGACGTACGTGTTCCTGGCGCTGATGTGGATAACGTTCGTCCTGGAGTTTCTCGTGCCGTTCCCGATGGGCGGTCCGACCTGGGGGGCGATCTTCACCATCTCGGAGGCCCACCCGCTGTACGTCTGGACCTGGGTCACCTCGATTTTCGCTCACGGCGGGTTCAATCACATTCTCGGCAACAGCATCGTGATCTTCTTTTTCGGCCGGATTACCGAGCGGTACATCGGCTCGCGAGACTTCACACTCCTCTTTCTCGGCAGTGGGATCCTCGCCGGCCTCGGCCAGATGGCGATCTTTTTCGTCCAGCCTGGCGACCCCGGTGCGGCACTCGGCGCGAGCGGCGCGGCGCTCGCGATCATGGGTGTGCTGACGATCCTGAACCCGAGTCTGCGCGTCTATCTGTACTTCATCGTGCCGATCCCGCTGTGGGTCATCACGATCTTCTACGCCGGGATCAGCGTCACGGGCGTCCTCAGTGGGATGGGGAACGGCGTCGCGGACGGCGCGCACCTCGTCGGCCTGGTGATCGGCCTGCTGTATGGACTCTACGTCCGCGATCGGGTCTCGCTCCCGGGTGAGCTCCAGCTCGGCGGCGGTGGTGGGCCCGGGCGACGCCGCGGCGGCGGGTTCTGA
- a CDS encoding endonuclease V, with the protein MGAPAWPDADADHEDLLAIQHRVAERAVFEDAGAPTPTAVERAVHGGRNSPVVVGVDQAFDGDDAVSAAVAMADGRVIERATAERETTIPYIPGLLSFREGPAVEAAIEALTVEPDLLLIDGSGRIHYRQAGLATHIGVAVETPAVGVAKALLCGRPRESLAGRRPAGVQIPIEADDEVTAPEGTIVGHAVQTRQFDSPRAINPVFVSPGHRVGHRRAARIGLAACDGYKLPEPIRLADHAAGRATE; encoded by the coding sequence ATGGGCGCGCCCGCCTGGCCCGACGCCGACGCCGACCACGAGGATCTCCTCGCGATCCAACACCGAGTCGCTGAACGGGCAGTCTTCGAGGATGCGGGTGCTCCCACGCCGACAGCGGTCGAACGGGCGGTCCACGGCGGTCGGAACTCGCCGGTCGTCGTCGGCGTCGATCAGGCCTTCGACGGTGACGACGCCGTCAGCGCCGCGGTCGCGATGGCCGACGGGCGCGTGATTGAGCGGGCGACCGCCGAGCGGGAGACGACGATTCCGTACATTCCGGGGCTGTTGAGCTTTCGGGAGGGGCCTGCAGTCGAAGCCGCGATCGAGGCGCTGACTGTCGAGCCCGATCTCCTCCTGATCGACGGCAGCGGGCGGATCCACTACCGCCAGGCGGGCCTGGCGACACACATCGGCGTGGCCGTCGAGACGCCCGCGGTCGGCGTCGCGAAGGCCCTGCTCTGTGGCCGCCCGCGGGAATCGCTCGCCGGTCGCCGCCCCGCGGGCGTCCAGATCCCGATCGAGGCCGACGACGAGGTGACCGCCCCCGAGGGGACGATCGTCGGCCACGCGGTCCAGACCCGGCAGTTCGATTCGCCGCGAGCGATCAACCCCGTCTTCGTGAGCCCGGGCCACCGCGTCGGCCACCGGCGGGCCGCCCGGATCGGGCTCGCGGCGTGTGACGGGTACAAACTCCCCGAGCCGATTCGACTCGCCGACCACGCCGCGGGACGGGCCACCGAGTGA
- a CDS encoding SDR family oxidoreductase: protein MATVLITGASSGIGAATARRFLAAGWDVIATARDPDDCADLAERGAQTARLDVTEPRTIERTVDDIDTLDCVVNNAGVGQFGPVEDVPADALHDQFDVNVYGPHRVARAALPALAESNGRIVTVSSIAARFGAPGMGAYCASKAAIERLSDAMRAELRPHGVEVVLIQPGPVETEFADRADASRANLERSGRYNRVYQMQDDRRSLEYDSTFGVEPDRVASAITDAATVSDPPARVRVGPLATLSRLIEWLPARWQDRAFDLAVGGLDRIPGT, encoded by the coding sequence ATGGCGACCGTACTCATCACGGGAGCGTCCTCGGGGATCGGAGCCGCGACCGCCCGACGCTTTCTCGCGGCTGGCTGGGACGTGATTGCGACGGCGCGCGATCCAGACGACTGTGCGGACCTCGCAGAGCGAGGGGCTCAGACCGCACGACTCGACGTGACGGAGCCACGCACGATCGAGCGGACGGTCGACGACATCGACACCCTCGACTGTGTCGTCAACAACGCCGGTGTCGGCCAGTTCGGGCCCGTCGAGGACGTGCCGGCGGACGCGCTGCACGACCAGTTCGACGTGAACGTCTACGGCCCGCATCGCGTCGCCCGGGCGGCCCTGCCCGCCCTCGCCGAATCGAACGGGCGGATCGTCACCGTCTCCTCGATCGCCGCACGATTCGGCGCGCCAGGCATGGGCGCGTACTGTGCGTCGAAGGCCGCGATCGAGCGGCTCTCCGATGCGATGCGTGCGGAACTGCGCCCACACGGCGTCGAGGTCGTCTTGATCCAACCGGGGCCCGTCGAGACCGAATTCGCCGACCGCGCCGACGCCTCGCGAGCGAACCTTGAACGAAGCGGGCGGTACAATCGCGTCTATCAGATGCAAGACGACCGCCGATCGCTCGAATACGACAGCACGTTTGGGGTCGAACCCGACCGCGTGGCGAGTGCGATCACCGACGCCGCGACGGTGTCGGACCCGCCGGCACGCGTTCGGGTCGGTCCGCTCGCGACGCTCTCACGGCTGATCGAGTGGTTGCCCGCGCGCTGGCAGGATCGGGCGTTCGATCTGGCGGTCGGCGGCCTCGATCGGATTCCGGGGACCTGA
- a CDS encoding thioredoxin family protein yields the protein MTVRLLDFYADWCGPCKTQEPIVEDLESEYADLAVERIDVDEAQDRANEYQVRSLPTLIVETDEEIVDRFIGVTQAEDLASAIEDAIENATA from the coding sequence ATGACGGTTCGACTCCTGGATTTCTACGCCGACTGGTGTGGGCCGTGTAAGACCCAAGAACCGATCGTCGAGGACCTCGAATCCGAATACGCGGACCTCGCGGTCGAACGGATCGACGTCGACGAAGCACAGGACCGTGCCAACGAGTATCAGGTGCGGTCGCTCCCGACGCTGATCGTCGAGACTGACGAGGAAATCGTCGATCGGTTCATCGGCGTCACGCAGGCCGAGGACCTCGCGTCCGCCATCGAGGACGCCATCGAGAACGCGACGGCCTGA
- a CDS encoding DUF4129 domain-containing protein, whose amino-acid sequence MEIDRRTAIVLVVTVVGIVGLVLAAGTLTDPATSEGTSGVGGLDGERIGFPSESGESSNTGRSLGDPPAAIVLAIAVLATLVLVYATLDDPDNSMRAAVLVTVGIISAILVAAATFRGWVGQRPAPNQSLNLSMLRGSLPGAPGPPSGTETTTSLPVELWAIVGGVGVVAVLVIVVLSSDDSPDDPQTERTRQSDADTAVAAVREAAGRAHDRLASGAALDNAVYRAWAEMVDALDVGDPETTTPQEFATHAIEAGMDRSAVEDLTLLFDEVRYGDRPVTDERERRARETLTAIAVEDDR is encoded by the coding sequence ATGGAGATCGACCGCCGGACGGCGATCGTTCTCGTGGTGACCGTCGTCGGCATCGTCGGCCTCGTCCTGGCCGCGGGGACGCTGACCGATCCGGCGACGAGCGAAGGAACCAGCGGCGTAGGTGGGCTCGACGGTGAGCGCATCGGCTTCCCCTCGGAATCGGGCGAAAGTTCGAACACGGGCCGTTCGCTCGGTGACCCGCCCGCTGCGATCGTGCTCGCGATCGCGGTGCTCGCGACCCTGGTGCTAGTGTACGCCACGCTCGACGACCCGGACAATTCCATGCGCGCCGCAGTCCTGGTGACCGTCGGCATTATCAGTGCCATTCTCGTCGCCGCCGCGACATTTCGCGGGTGGGTGGGCCAGCGGCCCGCACCGAACCAGTCGCTCAACCTCTCGATGCTGCGCGGCTCTCTCCCGGGGGCTCCCGGACCGCCGAGCGGAACCGAGACGACGACGAGCCTGCCGGTCGAACTGTGGGCGATCGTTGGCGGCGTCGGTGTCGTCGCGGTGCTCGTGATCGTCGTCCTGAGCAGCGACGACTCGCCCGACGACCCCCAGACGGAACGGACACGACAGAGTGACGCCGACACTGCCGTCGCAGCGGTTCGCGAAGCGGCCGGTCGGGCGCATGACCGACTCGCGAGTGGGGCTGCGCTGGACAACGCCGTCTATCGGGCCTGGGCGGAGATGGTCGACGCCCTCGACGTGGGTGACCCCGAGACCACGACGCCACAGGAGTTCGCGACCCACGCCATCGAGGCCGGGATGGATCGGTCGGCCGTCGAGGATCTGACGCTGTTGTTCGACGAGGTCCGGTACGGCGACCGACCGGTGACCGACGAGCGCGAACGGCGGGCCCGGGAGACGCTGACCGCGATCGCTGTGGAGGACGACCGATGA
- a CDS encoding DUF58 domain-containing protein: MSTLRSDRAGDRLGAATIGIAAAIGVGAIVAAVVVVRWPEAVPNTPETYIFVWVVGIAAIVWGANRLRSTTRVDRSAAALPEVEARSIGTVPGEPVDSVLETTSRDPFRRHRQHSAVRKRLRDAAENVLATRPDVVDDPEAALDRGAWTDDDLAASVFTGEEIPDRLVDRIDLRSGEIAVPFAERVARAVDALGRLAGVTPSAGADPPDVDDEDLPAAVVKSTNRWRGVGAFALIALGVGAILSRPGLILAAAAMAGVAGYATLWGDPSVTLDVERTIEPERPAPGESATVTLRVTNVGESWLPDLRIVDGVRTALAVTDGHARRSTALRPGATTTLTYTVEGPRGQVQFDDPVVVARSASGARERVTRPAVEGQATITYAFDRDPETPVSLRAHASRQVGRLLTDDAGPGVEFHSVREYQPGDPLRRIDWRRLARDGDLATVQQHAERAATAVVLIDARQPAYVTADPSGPSAVDQSVIAAAELIDSVLGADHRVGLAALSPRACWVEPAGGSSHRARTLDTLASSAAFGPTAPEAPFLLDAGIAALVERLPADAQVIAFSPLADDASVEIFRSIEASGHPVTVVSPTPTVGGSPGRQLAAIERHQRLAICRRAGLRTVDWDGDEPLRIALERARRRWSR; this comes from the coding sequence ATGAGCACCCTGCGATCGGACCGGGCTGGCGATCGGTTGGGCGCGGCGACGATCGGAATCGCCGCCGCGATCGGTGTCGGAGCGATCGTCGCCGCTGTGGTCGTCGTCCGCTGGCCCGAGGCAGTGCCGAACACCCCGGAGACGTACATCTTCGTTTGGGTGGTCGGGATCGCCGCGATCGTCTGGGGAGCCAATCGGCTGCGATCGACGACGCGTGTGGACCGATCCGCGGCAGCCCTCCCGGAGGTCGAGGCGCGATCGATCGGAACGGTTCCCGGCGAGCCGGTCGACAGCGTCTTGGAAACGACGTCGCGCGACCCGTTCCGGCGGCATCGACAGCACTCGGCGGTCCGCAAACGGCTCCGTGACGCTGCCGAGAACGTCCTCGCGACGCGTCCCGACGTGGTCGACGACCCCGAGGCAGCGCTCGACCGTGGGGCCTGGACCGACGACGACCTCGCCGCCTCGGTGTTCACCGGCGAGGAGATCCCCGACCGACTCGTCGACCGGATCGACCTCCGGAGCGGCGAGATCGCCGTCCCGTTTGCCGAGCGGGTGGCCCGTGCGGTCGACGCCCTCGGTCGGCTGGCGGGCGTCACGCCGTCCGCCGGGGCAGACCCACCGGACGTGGACGACGAGGACCTGCCGGCGGCGGTCGTCAAATCGACGAACCGCTGGCGTGGCGTCGGCGCGTTCGCGCTGATCGCGCTCGGGGTCGGCGCCATCCTTTCGCGTCCGGGACTGATTCTCGCCGCGGCGGCGATGGCAGGAGTCGCGGGCTACGCCACGCTCTGGGGCGATCCGTCTGTCACCCTCGACGTCGAGCGGACCATCGAGCCCGAACGGCCCGCGCCCGGCGAGTCCGCGACCGTCACGCTGCGGGTGACCAACGTCGGTGAGTCCTGGCTGCCGGACCTCCGCATCGTCGACGGCGTTCGGACTGCGCTGGCCGTCACCGACGGACACGCCCGGCGATCGACGGCGCTCCGGCCCGGCGCGACGACGACACTCACCTACACCGTCGAGGGGCCACGCGGGCAGGTTCAGTTCGACGATCCAGTCGTCGTCGCCCGCTCGGCCAGCGGGGCGCGCGAGCGTGTCACCCGTCCGGCCGTCGAGGGACAGGCAACGATCACCTACGCGTTCGATCGAGATCCCGAGACGCCCGTCTCGCTGCGCGCACACGCCAGTCGGCAGGTCGGTCGACTCCTGACCGACGACGCAGGCCCCGGGGTCGAATTCCACTCGGTCCGGGAGTACCAGCCGGGCGATCCACTCCGGCGGATCGACTGGCGGCGGCTGGCTCGGGACGGCGACCTCGCGACCGTCCAACAGCACGCCGAACGGGCCGCGACGGCGGTCGTCCTGATCGACGCGCGCCAACCGGCGTACGTCACGGCCGACCCGTCGGGCCCTTCGGCGGTCGACCAGAGCGTCATCGCGGCGGCGGAGCTGATCGACAGCGTCCTCGGGGCCGACCACCGGGTCGGCCTGGCGGCACTCTCGCCCCGGGCGTGTTGGGTCGAGCCCGCCGGCGGATCGAGTCATCGAGCCCGGACGCTCGACACGCTGGCGAGCAGCGCGGCGTTCGGCCCGACGGCTCCCGAGGCCCCGTTCCTCCTGGACGCCGGAATCGCGGCGCTCGTCGAGCGCCTGCCCGCCGACGCTCAGGTGATCGCGTTCAGCCCACTCGCTGACGACGCGAGCGTCGAAATCTTTCGCTCGATCGAGGCGAGTGGCCATCCTGTGACCGTCGTCAGCCCGACCCCGACCGTCGGTGGGTCGCCGGGCCGTCAGCTCGCAGCGATCGAGCGTCACCAGCGGCTCGCGATCTGTCGACGGGCCGGACTGCGAACCGTCGACTGGGATGGTGACGAACCGCTGCGGATCGCGCTCGAACGGGCCCGTCGGCGGTGGTCGCGATGA
- a CDS encoding DUF7519 family protein: MSLDERPPLAAVALVTAIGTVATVAMVPSGTPLLAGALGTTLAAAGVALGSRRLLASGAVAVGAGTLAAGLYGLGGIGTATAGLGCLLVWDVGEQAISVTAHVGRGGRPMAAIGVHAAASTVAAGGVLAVVTGLASRTTGGQPIVALVLALVGGLFVVGSLRL; the protein is encoded by the coding sequence ATGAGTCTCGACGAGCGCCCGCCACTCGCCGCCGTCGCGCTCGTCACCGCCATCGGAACGGTCGCGACAGTCGCGATGGTCCCATCGGGCACGCCGCTGCTGGCGGGCGCACTCGGAACGACGCTCGCAGCGGCCGGCGTCGCGCTGGGATCGCGCCGTCTCCTGGCGAGCGGGGCCGTCGCCGTCGGGGCTGGCACCCTCGCGGCTGGACTGTACGGCCTGGGTGGGATCGGGACCGCGACCGCAGGACTCGGGTGTCTGCTGGTGTGGGACGTGGGCGAGCAGGCGATTTCGGTGACGGCCCACGTCGGACGTGGTGGGCGACCGATGGCTGCGATCGGCGTTCACGCCGCCGCCTCGACGGTCGCCGCAGGGGGCGTCCTCGCCGTCGTCACGGGCCTCGCCAGCCGGACGACGGGGGGCCAGCCGATCGTCGCCCTGGTGCTCGCACTGGTCGGTGGACTGTTCGTCGTGGGATCGCTTCGCCTCTAG
- a CDS encoding type IV secretory system conjugative DNA transfer family protein: protein MSTHHRPSPTIGNVLDVLDKMASGRPPAEFLDVPETVAAEITTIDTETLDQTEHAERIADYARSVLLGLEDFTEGGQRSNLNGETTVGLDDRVVQFDLSAVADGSNEGLIMHIVLDWLFQRAKSSTENMVVMIDEAHYMLGHDQALEMLNLFARHSRHYGSGLTLISQTVDEFMGDPRAKEIYDQCDIRVLMRHQDIGDDAVEALGLTERERDFVLQAQAGNSADHSEGLLYVSDAGKMRMRVLSNDFEHHVVDGDCNVWAFLYDTDTVEWSQIPDGEREAVRRILDLDRSGEPMAAR from the coding sequence GTGAGCACACATCACCGTCCGAGTCCGACGATCGGGAACGTCCTCGACGTGCTCGACAAGATGGCCAGTGGGCGACCGCCCGCAGAATTTCTGGACGTGCCGGAGACGGTCGCGGCAGAGATCACGACGATCGACACCGAAACGCTCGACCAGACCGAACACGCCGAACGCATCGCTGATTACGCCAGGAGCGTCCTGCTCGGCCTCGAAGACTTCACGGAGGGTGGTCAGCGGTCGAATCTCAACGGCGAGACGACGGTCGGACTCGACGACCGCGTCGTGCAGTTCGACCTCTCGGCGGTGGCGGACGGGTCGAACGAGGGGTTGATCATGCACATCGTGCTGGACTGGCTGTTCCAGCGCGCGAAAAGCTCGACCGAGAACATGGTCGTGATGATCGACGAGGCGCACTACATGCTCGGCCACGACCAGGCCCTGGAGATGCTCAACCTGTTCGCCCGGCACAGCCGTCACTACGGCAGTGGCCTGACACTCATCAGCCAGACCGTCGACGAGTTCATGGGCGATCCGCGGGCCAAGGAGATCTACGACCAGTGTGACATTCGCGTCCTGATGCGCCACCAGGACATCGGTGACGACGCCGTCGAGGCGCTGGGCCTGACCGAACGCGAGCGCGATTTCGTCCTGCAGGCCCAGGCGGGCAACTCCGCCGACCACAGCGAGGGGCTGCTCTACGTCTCCGACGCGGGCAAGATGCGCATGCGCGTGCTCTCGAACGACTTCGAACACCACGTCGTCGACGGCGACTGCAACGTCTGGGCCTTCCTGTACGACACCGACACCGTCGAGTGGAGTCAGATCCCCGACGGCGAGCGCGAGGCCGTCCGTCGGATTCTCGACCTCGACCGGAGCGGAGAGCCGATGGCGGCCAGATGA